The stretch of DNA TGAAATTAAATAGTGAAAATTAGTACAATTTTACTTGCTGAAGGAGATAACCCCATGTTTAAGCTGAAGCGCGCCGACTGGATTCTGGTTGTGGCTGTTCTTGTTATTGTTGGAGGAGTGCTGGGAGGAAGGGCACTGTTTTATAAAGCCGAGGCATTTACGCCTGGAGAGATGTCAGCGAAGATCATGCTGGATGGCGAACTGTACAAACTTGTTAAATTAACGAAAGAAGAGCAGGTTATTGAAATGTACACGGAGTATGGTCATGATACGCTCAAAGTATATAATGAAGGTATCCAAATGACGTATTCGGATACTCCTCGAAAAATAGGCGTGAAGATGGGGTTTATCTCCAAACCGGGTGAACGTATTATTTGCGTGCCACACCGCATTCTGGTAGATATCGTACATGATGGGGATACGCCTCCTACAGAAAATGAAGTGGATGCCGTGGTTAATTAACTCTTCACTCAAAATCAAAGCTAAAGTGTAAGCGAGAGATCCGGGAGATCTCTCGCTTTTTGGTGTTTGAGATGAGCAGTTGAACCAAAACTGGGAATTCATGAATATTCCAATCAAATTATATAAAAAGAAATCGAATTTTGTCGATAAAATAAATATATATACAAGTAGAGGAGAGCTAACATGAAGATCCGCAGCATAAGAACAAAAATACTTCTAACGATTTTACCTGTACTGATTGTAATTAATGTGGTTATATCCCTCATAGTGTTTATGTCGGCTCGCTCGCTGCTCCTTGATGAGACTCAAAAGGAACTCACTGCACAGCTGCAGCAGACCAGGGAGAGTATTGAGAAACGACTGATATCCCATGCTAGGCTTCCTGAAACAGTAGCCAAGGTTATTCCTAGTAATTACAAGGAGCTTACAATGGAGCAATATGATCAGTTGTTAAGCAGCACAGTTTCGCTCAATGCGGATACATT from Paenibacillus sp. CAA11 encodes:
- a CDS encoding NusG domain II-containing protein, which codes for MFKLKRADWILVVAVLVIVGGVLGGRALFYKAEAFTPGEMSAKIMLDGELYKLVKLTKEEQVIEMYTEYGHDTLKVYNEGIQMTYSDTPRKIGVKMGFISKPGERIICVPHRILVDIVHDGDTPPTENEVDAVVN